From Dysgonomonadaceae bacterium PH5-43, one genomic window encodes:
- a CDS encoding AraC-like DNA-binding protein (product_source=COG2207; cath_funfam=1.10.10.60; cog=COG2207; pfam=PF12833; superfamily=46689) has translation MIDNEIIESQLSQPVCFNAFVAVLVLSGNGEIQINYKSHHIEKEQIILLTVSHLFKFISYTSDLRCICLLVSKEFMEEMDATEMIYRRIRYGARNLLTHSKLSIQEIAAFLNFSDQASFGKFFKRKAGVSPVMFRNKDVRLG, from the coding sequence GTGATAGATAACGAAATTATAGAATCTCAATTATCACAACCTGTATGTTTTAATGCTTTTGTAGCAGTATTAGTTTTATCTGGAAATGGAGAGATTCAGATAAATTATAAATCGCATCATATAGAGAAGGAACAAATAATCTTATTAACAGTATCTCATTTATTCAAATTCATATCATACACTTCTGATTTAAGATGTATATGCCTGCTTGTTAGTAAAGAATTTATGGAAGAAATGGATGCAACGGAAATGATTTACAGACGAATAAGGTACGGAGCTCGCAATTTGCTTACTCATTCTAAATTGTCAATACAAGAAATAGCTGCATTCCTTAATTTTTCAGACCAAGCATCTTTTGGAAAGTTTTTCAAAAGAAAAGCTGGAGTCTCTCCTGTTATGTTTAGGAACAAAGATGTGAGGCTTGGATAA
- a CDS encoding hypothetical protein (product_source=Hypo-rule applied), with the protein MVYSQEKQSQSFSLLEDKYEVPTPTSFPSNSKFDYYTRLDNYKEEQTLLYLNVPIMAQFQTTT; encoded by the coding sequence TTGGTCTATTCTCAAGAGAAGCAATCACAATCTTTTTCTCTATTAGAAGATAAATACGAAGTGCCAACACCTACGAGTTTTCCATCTAATAGTAAATTTGATTATTATACTCGTTTGGATAATTATAAAGAAGAACAAACACTTTTGTATCTTAACGTTCCTATAATGGCTCAGTTTCAAACAACTACGAA